From Plasmodium malariae genome assembly, chromosome: 8:
AATGCacgaaaaaaattacaattcGTTCACTCAGATTGTAATGGGAAAGGTTTAGCTATTTTCCCTTCTTTCgcctttttaaaattgtacacattttttttttttttttttttttttttgcaataaGGACATAGGGGAGGaatgcattttatttttgacaATATATACTCCTAATtgcttacattttttaaaccTAATTTTTAAGGTTTGCTTTTTGCGCAgatagatttttttttttttatgttacaGTTTTTCACGTGTGAATCTGTGAGTACTTGATATTAAGAAGGTACGAATACCGCACAGATGagtatacatacacacatatacacgtatatgcgtgagtatatatatagggaGAGAGTGAAATATTGGCAAAGGTACTAACAAGTAGAAGGAAATTTTTCACAAATAAATGCATTTATGCCAAAATTTTGATTAGACAACGGATAAATAAAAGCACGTAAACAATGTGCGAATTGTTGACATTTTtgtaatgaaaattaaaaattttgctaAAGACAGAAGTAggaaccaaaaaaaaaaaaaaattaattaacaaacaaaaatgtataacatgaatgtatataaatatgtacaatgGGCATATTTATCGAAGGATAAACTTAAAAAGAAACTTCAGTATATCATCCATTTggtgaatttaaaaaaaaaaaaaaaaaaatttatttttcccaggcaaaaaaatatatgaacatatcaGCTTATGTACACTAGTAAAAAGTACTCAGTCATTATGAACGGTTTAGTATATAAAGTTATATGGGTTAAATAGGGTGACaaataatatggaaaaaacaaaaaaaaggaagcagCAAGgatatatcaaaatatacaCAGATAAAAAAACGAGTTAGGCcgctaaatatatatatacatatgtatgttagTGCTTCACAAATCTCGGACTTTATTTTAGCTGTAGCATTTTTTGCTGCCATACTAATAGGGATTTTTCATACAAATCAATATATTCGTCATAATTCATGTTTGTCAGATCTATCGGGAAAATGTGTAAAGCTgggttatatatattaaataaattatactgCGATTCTTCTTGTATAGTTCGAATGGGGTTGTAATTTGtatttgaattattatttgaagGGCTCAATGTTCCTATCTGCTTTTTTTCATCCGTACATGGACTTCCTACTGAATTGTTTTCATTAACATCTTGTGCTGtttgtatgttttttttagGTTGCGTATCTCTGtgtatataagaaaaaagaatttaaaaaaaatatatatatggaatatCATATTGTTGAAATGGTTAGTCATCTTATGACCGATGAAACAAATATACGAAAAAGCGCAAGAACAATTCTCGGAAAACAGTAATACgtgtgtataaatatgtacatatacatgtacatacatacacacatgcatatacacacatatacattaaCATAACTATTCAGTTAATTACGctatattgtttattttgaCAAACTTCGCTTCAAATATCTCACACAGTTTAATTCCTGCTATTTGTTCGATTtcctagaaaaaaaaaaggtacacACATAATAgcttatttttgtaattacataattttaccTTGCATGCGCATAATTAATTTACACTTTTGCATTgcctgttcatatttttttacgttaTAAAATTACCTGACCATCTCTACCAACTTTTATTGGTTTGTTTTCATTCAAGCTGTTTTTCAAGTGGGACACTTCCTGGAAAGCTACGTCAACTCTGCATTTGCAAGGGTGAAtagcatatatgtatttacattGATATTTTCGCGTATACACAAGTTCATGTTATTcctgttattgttattcttattcttactgttaatattttatttacttatttatttacttatttatttttattttattacactCTAATCCACTGGATGTCGAAGTTTCTCCCCCGAAATATTTTGTcgtcataataaaaataaacatgatTGTTTTTTGACATACCAGGCCTACATTAAGGGGTGTGGGAAGTGAACATGaacgcatatatgtatatatatttttacatatatataaatgtgcggtatatacatatgtgcatacacATCAGACCCGTTACGTAATGAATATGCCTGAGCAGGAACATTATTACTGGCACTACTTTGAccaacataaatatattataatgtaagaataaaattataaacaattaTGATATTGAGTTAAAAGGaagaaacataaaaaaattactttgATTGCATAATGGCATAACCGCAAAATTTAGAACTTCCATTAACGGAGAATATTAAAACGACGTAGTCATTTTCCTGACATGGAaaggtaaaattttttttttatgaatttaagaaaatattaatttaatgcATTAATAAAGAAGTATGTCATTAATGTGTGGACATCAAATATCTTTTTCGGGTGTAGagaaaatgtatgtatgtatgtatgtatttatgtatgtatgtatgtattcgtatgtatgtattcgtatgtatgtacatataatatatacatatatacgcatttaataatttccatattttcaatattgaaaattattattttttgatgtTACATATGGTTTACCACAAAAGCAGTGACGAAtttattttcgttttttgGAGTTGTTGcccatatattaaaatttaaagaaattgAAATGTTTTTGTCTGAAGAGCTCTTAATGAGAAAAAACTTAGTTTTTGCACGTGAGTCTAACATTACGTGAAAATAAAGGAGTGGCATTTCAAATGTATAACGTTTTATTtacacgcatatatatatataaatataaatatatatatatatatatatatatatatatatatatatatatatatatatatatatatatatacactcaGTTTAAAATATAGCTATACACTTCATTTTTGTGCACATAAATGCGTAATACtaatacatatgtgcatatatacatcatGTTTAGTCTTCTtgttttttacataaatttttgaCATCCTGGAATGGAGGCACTAAGGCAGAGCAACTATTATtcattgtaaaataaaaaaaggaaaaatggaaaaacgAGAGAgcagaaaaaagaaatgaagaaaagaagaaaagaagaaaagaagagaagaaaaaatgaaaaaatatctttCTGGAAAAAAGCATTTAcattaaactttttttcgatttacatgaaaaattagaagctccaattttatattttaactttttccatacatgaaaataaagtaaaaaaaaaattaaaaaaataaaatatgataaaatgagataaaataagataaaaatgaatggCACTTCCTTCCTTCTCAACAAACCATACATTtcgtaaaatttattaataatataatgataatataataataatgtaattatataattataatctttttaaaaggaaaacaattcatttttcatattttctgCACCTCGGTCAGCATCCGTGCGTATTATAAATTCTTacaaagtataaaaaaaaaaaaaaaaaaaaagggattaaaaaagaatgaaagaacaaaaaaCGAACATGTAGGCTTTGTAATCtgtttaataatatttattttttgggAATTCTCATTTTGGAAGGTTTGACatacttattataaaaattaacaaacaCATAAATGTAAGATGAAAAATCAacataaatgtaattttatataactgAATATATGTTACAGTTAACGAAAAACTTTATAGATTTTTTGCATGTGTAGCATAGTatgcaaatgaaaaaagtagTTAAGATATATGAATgagcaaatataaaaatgtaaaataaggaaaacaTCTTTTTCACCGTTTTGTATTTTAGTGTTACTAAGTTTGACAATTATACTATGACAGTTTTACGACGACAATTTTACCACGCCCGTTTTACCAATTTTGACGCTAATTTGTTTTCTTCTATCcttaaaagagaaataatGAAACGATATAAACTTTGTTTGCCCCCCTCGTTGTGATCCAAAAAATAGTTGTCTACTTGCTGcagtataatattttgtaaattcaGCTTTGAG
This genomic window contains:
- the PmUG01_08046400 gene encoding YTH domain-containing protein, putative, giving the protein MNNSCSALVPPFQDVKNLYSRAKTKFFLIKSSSDKNISISLNFNIWATTPKNENKFVTAFVENDYVVLIFSVNGSSKFCGYAIMQSKPGMSKNNHVYFYYDDKIFRGRNFDIQWIRVVDVAFQEVSHLKNSLNENKPIKVGRDGQEIEQIAGIKLCEIFEAKFVKINNIADTQPKKNIQTAQDVNENNSVGSPCTDEKKQIGTLSPSNNNSNTNYNPIRTIQEESQYNLFNIYNPALHIFPIDLTNMNYDEYIDLYEKSLLVWQQKMLQLK